The genomic DNA gaagcttctaaagccatagcattttctggaattttccaagctgtttaaaggcacagtcaacttagtgtaagtaaacttctgacccactggaattgtgatacagtgaattagaagtcaaataatctgtctgtaaacaattattggaaaaatgacttgtgtcatgcacaaagtagatgtcctaaccaacttgccaaaactatagtttgttaacaagtaatttgtggagtggttgaaaaatgagttttaatgacttcaactgtaggtcaagctcatcaccatgcacttttaccaccctgtgaagttcatcagaaCTTATTTcacctgtagcctaataaactgcatgctttcgcAAGTTGTGGTGGGAGGAccaccacacaacatatcattgtgtgactccaagtttactttgatatgatggttattatatcaatatttacgCATAATAGGCGTTTCCATCACCATTACttacataatacattttacagacaaatATCCAATCACGCCTAGCGAATTAGGTTTGtagacatttggaaagtttactgaCAAATTTGCTGTTGTTTTCATTCGGCCTGTCGTGACATTTCTTATCCAACACGTACTTTACTCTCAAAGTGGGGTGGAAAACTGGTTACAGACACTGGTTGAACATATGTCTCCTTGTCCATTGGATCTTGGCTACATTGACAGACACTGGGTGGTCTCGGAGGCCAATGAATCTAAGCTCACCTGTCTTTGGGAACAGGGTTGACCCTGCATGCCTCCAACAGGAACTTGACCACCTCCACATGCCCTTCTGCTGCAGCCACATGGAGGGCTGTCCTGGAGTCATAGTCCCTCTGCTCCATGTCCATGGAAGACAGAGCAAACCTGGACACATTCCCCAGAAGGACAGTGATGAGTACTGTACGGCAGCCAAAATAGCACACACACCACGTCTAGTCCCCATGTAGACACACAGGAAACCTTACAAGGTCTCTGTCTGACACAGCGACAGACTTGGAATTTACTCTCCAAAGATGTTAAAACATGACATATTTCCTTTTCATGGCTTATTTTCAAGGCCTTGTTGGCCAACATGGAGATAATGCAGTGCTTGTGTACCTCCTCAGTGCAGACACATCTCCAGTGTACGCAGCAAACAGAAGATTGATGACCGACTTCACCTGAAAGACAACAGAGAGGCAGTTTGCATGTCAACCCCTTTAGCACTATCTTCCAGTGGATGGCACTGTTGCTTTAAAAAACACAGCCTTTTCATGGGAACATGTCGACTACATGTACATGAAGGCACCTTGGTGAACGTAGGGAAGTAGAAAAAgagagcagaaggagagagaggctccCAGTTAAACTCGACTAACCCTCTGGTCTCCGCCCTCCCTGCGAGGATCCAGCTTCTTGACAAAGTGCTTCAGGTTGTCGTAGTTGTGGAAGTTGCAAAGGGACACCAGATCCTGGAACCAGAGCAAATCCCTGTCAGGCTTTCTGCTGGTTTTCTAATCATCAAATCAATCAGATcagtgacagagagacaacagagtgaAAACCTATCAGTTTCTCGTACCGTGCAGAACTGGATTCCTCGTACACTGTTACCCAGCTTGTCCAGTGGCGGGGACCAGCACATGATACCCATGACGTTGGGCACCACCAGCAGGATGCCCCCTGCCACGCCCGACTTCGCTGGAAGTCCAACCTGCCAGACAGCATAGAGGAAGAGGTTAACAGGGAGCGCAGACAACGGTGTCAAAACAGATCAGCGTAAATGAACAGCAGTGGGTGGACAAACATCACGGAGTGGAAGATCTACTGCAGTGTAACGTGTAATGCTTAAATGGAGGTAGATTGGAGACACAGTGGGAACAACGGCAAAGAGCAGCAGGCCAAACAGACCGTAGGAAACAATGCTAAACTGGGGTACATGATCCCTGTCAAATCAACAGATACAAGTCGTGTGGGAAGGAACTTGGGAGACTCACGTGGAAAGCGAACTGTCCCGAGAAGTCGTACATGCCGCAGGAGTGCATGAGGCTCAGGGTGTTCCGTACCGCCTCTGGGCCCAGCACGCGCTCGCCTGTGATTGGACAGAAGCCGCCATTGGCCAGGGTGGCCGCCATGACGCTAGCGCTTTCACAGGTCACCTCGATGGAGCACAGCTAGAGAAGAATAGAAAACTTGTAATATACCATAGGGAATAACAGCTAacggagagagaaaaacacaaacAGGATGTTTCTCCACTAAGCCCATTGAAATGATACAGCTTCAAACTTGAACCATGTTCAGAAAAAAATGCTCACTCGATGTCTATGTATTTGGATGACTCACCACTATACATGTCAACTACTAAagcgagtgaaatcactgcaacacttaagagctgcagttagtttcagaatgggtggcaaggaatgttagtcctaaatatttcaaaaactaaaagcattgtatttggggcaaatcattcaccaaacctcaactaaatcttgtagtaaataatgtggaaattgagaaagttgagatgactaaactgcttggagtaaccctggattgtactgtcatggtccaaacatgttgatacaacagcagCTAAattgggagaagtctgtccataataaagctctgttctgccttcttaacaacactaccaacaaggcaggtcctagttctgttgcacctagactactgttcagtcgtgtggtcaggtgccacgtGGGATGAGGCACGGCTGGCCTTTTAAAAGTGCACAGAGAGCTAACAACAATAATACGCCggtaaatctctcatggctcaaagtggtggagagattgacttcatcattacTGGTTTTTGTAAGAAGTGCTGACAAGATGAaggcaccgagctgtctgtttaaacgactagcacacagctcggacacccatgcataccccacaagacatgccaccagaggtctcttcacagtccaagtCTAGAACacactatgggaggcgcacagtattACATGGAACCCttttccacatcaggtaactgatgaaaTCAGGAGAATCAGAAAAAACATTTagaaaacaccttatggaacagcagggactgtgaagagaatgATATGGACAGCGACCATGTAAGCTTTTATAACGTACAGAAGAAGTGCTCTGGTTAACAAGGGaaaaagtattgacacattttttaaactgagagacgagcttaaagttttctttactgaccagaattttcacttgtctgactgctggcatgatgacgagtttctcacacgactggcctatctgggtgatggtttttctcgcctgaatgatctgaatctaggattacagggactccgcaactatattcaatgcgcgggacaaaattgaggctatgattcaGAAGTTGGAGCTATTCTCTGTCTATTCtctgtgtgtgcaaatgaactcaagcttacggacaatgtcaaatgtgatatagcgaagcagctgagtgagttgggtgcgcaattacgcaggtactttcctgaaacggacGACCCTGCCACCAGTCCAcgtaccgatatctgaacaagagagcctcaacGAAATTGCAagaagcggttctgtgaaaattgaatttaattagaagacactgccagatttctggaacCCAACAGTTATGTGCATCCTTACAAGCACACCTTTCTcgttaacctgtggtgagttattcacaattttcgatgaacaaataaggttttatatgtaagatggttaaataaagagcaaaactattgatcattattatattattacttgTGCCcaggtcctataagagctctttgtcacaacccggctcgtgggaagtgacaaactcacactcattcttatgtttaataaatttatcgtatagtgtgtgtgtgtggcaggcttacaaagATGGCAAaataacaacatttgagagtgcgctggccatggtgctagagggggtacgcagctggaggttgaatgtttgaaggggtacaggactataaaaagtttgggaaccactgccttaatgtgtttggaccccaggaggagtagctgctgccaaatACAAATACTCACCTGGAAGTAGAGGTCTAAAATGGAGGTCATGTCTGTCCCCTCTGGAAAGCACTAGAAAGAAACAGTGGTTTGATTTGACAGTCAGACAATGCCTTGTAAATGCCTAATTAAAAATGTTTAAGTCATCTAGAAAAGGTACACTTGATTGATGTAAAATGTGTGTGCTTGTTTCAGCCGTCACCAACCTTCTTCTCCTTAAGGTAGTAGCCGATAGCAAAGTTACGATCTCCAGACTCCCTCTCTGACTGGAATCTGGGTGCAGAGAGCAGGAACATTCAGGAGTCTTGTTTCAACTAAGTCAAATTCCAATTTGGTTCCAATTCTACTACCAAAACCAGTAAAGCTTTTAGTGTTGTTTGACATCGTCGCAGGAAGTGGGTTAGGGTTGCAAAAAATAacggctatatcggtctgctaatacaggactagtgaaGGCCCAGTACAATTTTGTGaactgtataaaaaaaataaaaaaaatgatattcCAGATTTTTTTAGGggttgctgcagcaccctcagcaccccttcTTCCCGCGGCTATGGTTTTTGATGTTGTAGAGATCCAGATCGATCTCTATGGTTGTTGTTTTTGTGGTGTTATTCTAAAGCAGAATAAAGTACTGACTTGAAAGTGATTATCATACTAGAAATGCTAGTGATGAAAACAACACAGATGAATACTAAGGCACGGCACCTGGCCAATGGTGGTGAGCCAAGGTGCTGAACCAAACCACAACCCCAGTTCTTCCCCTTGAGGACTCACGTGGCATTGCTGAAACCCACATACTCGTTTCCTGCCAGCTTGTTCATGAAGTTCATGACCTGCAATACAATGTCCAAAAGGTCACAAAGTACACCCATCATTACAAAGATGATCATCCCAAACAGTCAGCGCAGCGTAGGGCTAAACATAAAAGAACTGGGTAGCGTTACTTACATAATCAAATTTCTCAGCATTGCTTGCCCCTTGCTAAAAGAGAAACAGAAGATCACATCAGTATGAatgactacatactgtatatcaaatTAGATATACAGGAAATTGTATATTGCCTAGCTAGTGGGAATACCTTATGACAAATTCAAATGATTCCTAGATCAAATTACCAATATCATTACAAAATCTAGCAATAAtcattctaaaaataaaaaaagtacgTACCCTAAAGAAATAAGTTTAGTCCTAATATTACAAATATTTAGGATTACTGGGCAACTAGCTAGTTGGAGATGAAATGAATCACTAATTAAAGAGTTAAGGGTTTTCAAATGAGAAAATAATCTACCAAAAGACAATCAGCAAAACAATGTGTAGGCCATTCTaccagactgttatggggataaaACGCACCACAGGTAAATGCAATTCCTTATATCTGCAATACTGCATAGACAGGTATATGTGAACTTAATATGTAGTAGTGTAAGTAGCCTTTGTACTGTAGGGGTCTGAGTGTCTGTTGGAAGTTAGTGATGTGATGCTAGTGTGTGGCTAATCCTGTGTGTTGTAGAAAGGTTATGGATCTATATGTGCAGATTAATTAGTGATGTCCTCACTTAATATTGTAGAACACACTGACTTCTGGGATGTGTAGTGTGAGCTGAAGAGGTACTACAGAAACGAAACGTTACATTTAACTCTAATAATACAAATAGGGCAAATAAACCAGTTAAATACAttcaaaaaataaaacacaaataatCAATGTTTGTACTATCAGGAttttgaaaaacatttttttttgcctttctgtttattttatttgtaaaccGTTTGTAAAATCCAGGTGACAAATAGCAACTACTAAAACTGTAGCATATTATAACAAATCCAGATGTTGTTCAATAGGGAGAATAATTTAAGTAAAACAATTACCAACGTCATTGACCTGTGGCAGTGGTCATAATTTCCCACAGATCTTAATGCTGTAAAATATACAACAACAAATAAACCACAAACGAGGCTTCAAAAATACATTACAACGTTCCCATAGTTTAGTCCCACATTTACCATACGGGAACCACACAGATCTGGTCTATATTACTAGAATATAGACCAGACCATATTAGAATATAGGGGCATCCAATCAGTGGATTGATTATTGAGCCCACCATTAGCAACCTTTACAGTGATTGGTTTAAGGTTATAATGAAGATTTAAGCAGAAAGATACCACATCATTACCCTGTCAAGTCAAATGACTGCCATCCAAATAACCAAATTACTAAtaggctacagatgtaggatcttaatttatcACTCATCGCAGGaaaaatgcaaacttgtagtgtattaaaCGTttataatttccactttaaaatgtcaagacttgatttgccctaacgaaaaatatatcaacccctacaaaaaatgtcaattataattcacataataattcacatttcctattgctgcaggattatttccctgctgtagcaaactggctcaaattacaTTCCTACATCTGTATATCACTAGGTGTAATCTTTTGTGTACTGTACTATGTACCATAGTGTACAGTATGATACAAGTACCAAAAACATACGTTTGTTAACATTAATTACTATAGAGTCGTTATTCCTTATAGGTGTTACTCCTATAAACTCTTAAGACAGGATAATCATACGGCACCTTTCCATCAGAGTTCAACCCCAAATCAAACCAGACAGGAAAACGCAAGGCTTCATTCGGTAACTTGGCTTGGTTGTGGTTGAGATTGATGAGTAGCCAGGCCTCATCTATCTGGGTCCGTATGCCATGTTACGTTGAAATATGGATATAAGTGCTAGTCTTGTTTTGAAGGTGATAATGTACTGCCTACACTGTCTTCATCTAAGACAGACCGTTATAGATATGGGCTTTGGCTACATACAGTAAGCGAAAAGGTATCTGCAGTGGGTTGCAGCCACTAATTATTGGAGATGAAACCTAATTTCTGCAGAGAATGAAGTATTGTGTCTCTGAAGACATTGGGAGAGAGTTTGTGTCATTAGTTTATGGTATGTGATTGTTGAGAGTTTAGTATGAAACAAGCGCAGTTCCTCGCGTTGATATGATCAATGGGCTGGTGGTGGGTTATGTAGTAACAACACTACAGAAGACTTATGCACACAACATACATGTATGTGTCCCCTCTTGGTTCTAGTCTTCAGCGAGGCACCTACAACGCATGGGAGGCGAATGTGTTTTACCCTACAATATctcataataaacacacagagaatTCATCACAGTTTCAGCAGCAGAGGGTGCACTGCTCCCATACAGTaagctattttttttttcttttcgtggtatccaattggtagttacagtattgtctcatcactgcaactcccttatggactcgggagaggcaaaggtcgagagccgtgatTCCTCCGAAACAAGTCcccaccaagccgcactgcttcttgacacaatgcccacttaacccggaagccagccgcacaaatgtgtcggaggaaacaccgtgcacctggtgaccatgtcagcatgcactgcgcccggcccgccacaggaatcgctagtgcgtgatgggacaaggacatccctgccggccaaatccTTCCCTAACGCAGAcaacgccgggccaattgtgcgccgccccatgggcctcccggtcgcggccggctgcgacagagcctggactcgaacccagaatctctagtggcacaccttagaccactgcaccactcgggaggcccagtaAGCTATTTCTAACAGCACTTCCTGACTAATAGCCAATAGCAAAGATATTCTACTCCTCTCAGCCAATAGCCAGCCAGGTTGGCTTTGCCTCTACCTGGTCAAAGACATAAGATTTAAGCAGGTGACGGATGCACAGAAACACACCCACATATTGATCTTTCATTCATATACCAAAGCAGTTAAACCCATGATTAAATGTATTTCTTTATCTATATGTCTGGGCTGGTTAGACCAATCTGAGGCCCGTTGCCTGACACGCTAGCGCTGTCTCACACAAACTCAGCCTTGTGTGTACTGCATGGGCTATGTGCATAACTGAGAGGCAGGCAGATCACTGATGCTTTCACCAAACAAATCCCCTTTCAGCGGGATGATCTATAGTCTTAATCTCTCCATATACAACACAGTGCAAGCTGGTAATCTGGCTAAAGCAATGAAGTCCTCCCTGTCATTTAATTTATTTCAAATGTAATTCGATACAACTTTGTCACTCAGAAGGTAACGAGGTACAAATAGAATTGACCTAGTGTTTTATGTAGCCTACTATTGGTACAACTACTCACCGTACTGAACAAAAGGCATGGTTCAACGTTTCTTTTTTAAACAAatgtcccccccccaaaaaataaaatcatacattattattatctgaAATTCAAATGTTATTTACCTTTAGGAGGGACGTGCACACAATAGCACCGGCGTTAACCATAGGGTTATGTGGTTTATCTGTGGAAATCAGTGTAAGTTACATTATAACATGTCTGCAAATGCAGCGGACAGAGTACACGTTCATACACAGCAAGGTTACAGTTTCTGCACAATCACCACACAACACATTCAATGTTAGAAGCAAATATGCCCAAAGATCATGTAACTTTGAACTTGAAGTGAGGAAATGAGCAGAACAACAAATCAGATGGATAATGAATGAATGCTGATGGGACCACGGCTGCCTTTTGTATTCTAGAGACCATACTAGTGATATTGAGGAACACAGCCATGAACTCACAGCTCAGTACTGGCTGTACTGTAGGTCTGTTGTGTTACGCCACTTCCCCTAAACCCCTTTAATCTTCTTATGCAATCACacacaaaagagagagaaaaaaaaaacattcctacCACAGGTTGCCTAAACTGATTAAATAACATGGCCAACAACCAAAACCGACCTGGGATTTACTGAAACCCTGTACTAAACCCGTGTCACAATCTACAGAGCTCAGACAGCATCCTTTACCAAACCAACACAGCATTCGGAGCAATGAGTTACATTGCCTTGATTTGATTGGAAACTCGGCTCGATTTGAGAGCGCTTGACAAAACTGCTGCTCTCCATACAGCTCCTGTATGCGCTTCATACTTGAAGCTGACATCCACAGAAGGCGACGCATTGACACTGTTCACTGCCAGCACAGTTGTTATTGCATTTGTTTCGTTGATGAGACGGAGGAGAGGATCCTCCAGCGTCGCGGtaaaaataataatcacattgCATACGATGTCCGAGGGAATAAAACAGTGTCCGTTGTCGTAATATAGCAAACGGACGTGGCCGTTTTCACCGAGTACGGATTCCAAGCTTTAAAACCTAGGATCTTATCAAAGACATGATACATGAGTTGGTGTTCTTCTCCAGGTCTACGTAGACTATTGCAGATTTGAGTAGAGTGTATGGACATTGAGAGCCGATGTACTGATTCTATCCGGCTGCACCAACACCTCTCATTAAGATTACATAACACTACCATGGCAACAGACTGCACCACAGGCCGGATCACCTTGCATTGAATCACATGACAACCCACCCAGAGGGACTACTTACACTATATTCATCAACCCGGACAACTGCCTTGTCCAATGTCTTTTCACAGGGTATGCTATAGGTTTGAAGTAAAATAGGACCACCTCAGCAACACTGCATTGTGACGAACACCTCTGTTGTCAGTTCTGCGTGTGAAATGAACAGCCACACAGCGAGCCGTGGAGCTCCAGACAGACTGGTGCTGCCTGCGACCATAGAATTACAGAATCTCATTCTGAAGCTCTGTCGGTTGTATGACACCCGGCCACTCTAGTATTTTATATCTCTATATGTGCGACCCTCACCTTCCTCGTTGAGGAATAGTTTGTTGAAGCGCAGGCCGCTGGGCTCTTTGCCAATGAAACGGTGCACATACTCTGTCCCGTGGTCGTGCACGGCGATGGCATACTTCAGCGGCTTTACACACGACTGCAGGCAGAACGGGACTTTGGTGTCACCCGCTGTGTGTCTaaagaagggatagagagagagaaggggatggggagagagagagagaggaagggatggagagaggggatgagtggGGGGAGAGAACCAGGAGCTAAAGGCAATAATAAGCAAAGGCAAATTTGAACAATATGAATGAATGTCTCATTATGTGGGGTAACTAATTAGCTACTTTACCGTGTGTGACTGTGTCATTGATATGGACAGTGTCACAATGCTGCTGTAAGCAGTTTGACAGGAACACTATACGTCAGTACAGTTAACTGTAGAAATAGAAATGTAGGCTGCTACGTGCTTACTGCATGTTAAACATGACTAGAGCTGCTGTACCTTTGTCCATCCACAGTGCATATGGACACGGCCCAGAGGTCCGGGCTGAACCTGGCCAGCTGGGGAATGTAGTCAGCCACCTacgcaacaaaacaaaaacagaaggCAACATATCAACACTTCCCATTCCCCATGGACATTTAATCAGGAAATGATCATCACCACCATGTCGTCTCACTGACCCTGGGGCCTCTCCCTCACCCACCTGTCCCCCTCCCAGGTTTTTGGCATTCTCATAGAGAGCGTCGATTTCGGAGGCGAAGGACACAAAGTCGGGGATAACAAACTTCTTCCTGAAGGCCTGGGTGAGCAGCACGATGTTGCTCTGGACACACCTGGGACAGAAAAGGTGACAGTGGTCTTTTTCTTAGGTACCAGAGTCTCCTTATGACTAGTGTAACACATGGAGTCCTGTGTGCTTCAGTTGTtaaagcatggcacttgcaatgccagggtcaTGGGTTCAATACCCTCTGGGGCCACCCATAAGAAACTCTATGCATGCAAGTCGCTTTGGAtcaaagcgtctgctaaatggaatatattacTACATTGTTATTGTACACATGATACTGGGAATAGATAACTGTGAGGAATTACCTCATAGATTTGTATAAGATGTTATATGACATCAGATATCTATTtaccctgtcctctccctgctACTGTATGAAATCAGATATCTATTtaccctgtcctctccctgctACTGTATGACATCAGATATCCATTtaccctgtcctctccctgctACTGTATGACATCAGATATCCATTtaccctgtcctctccctgctACTGTATGCACCCACTGGTGTGTTTACTGTATAGGCTTCTCTTGCCTATAAATAGTTGCCTCCCAGatggcttccagtcaaagctaGTGCAGCTCCTCCTAGCATGTTTGTGTAGCTCCTAGTGGGTTGTCTTATGATCTGTATACCGCAGGGTGGCTTGCCTACAGAGTGCTTTCTCAAGCGGTCACTGGGTTATGTGTGCTATATCACATGGTATGTCCTAGGGTTGTAAACAGGAACACTCTTTTTGAAGCAAATATCAGCTGATCTGGAAAGGACAGTTCTTGTGATCGTAGAGAATCGCCATTGACTATTTTTTGTAAAAAAGGACATGTTGAAATGAATGGGATTGATATGACCTTGACAATCTGAAAGGACTTGACTATAACGTGCTTCCTTATAAAAGCCTGAAATATTATGAATAATTAATGACTTGAAATGCATTGAGCAAATACTTCTAAGGAATCTGAATAATTGATGGCCTACATGAACTGTGTTCAAATAAAGGAGGCACAAAAATGACTAAATGATGACCGGCGCTTGATATATCAAATGACCACTAAAGACTTCTATTCTAGGTCTAATGTCTAGAGTGGTGTGGAACTAGAAGCAACTTGTTATAGAACCCAGCTCTAGTGTCTTACTTCTTGAAGTAGTCTTGATAAACAGTCCTTCTAGCGTCTGTTCTACATCCCAGTTCTACACCGTCTTACTTCTTCAAGAAGTCTTGATAAACAGTCCTTCTAGCGTCTGTTCTACATCCCAGTTCTAGACTGGTCTTACTTCTTGAACAAGTCTTGATAAACAGTACTTCTAGCGTCTGTTCTACATCCCAGTTCTAGACTGGTCTTACTTCTTGAACAAGTCTTGATAAACAATACTTCTAGCGTCTGTTCTACATCCTAGTTCTAGACTGGTCTTACTTCTTGAAGAGGTGTCGGTCCAGGTTTCCGTCTGACGTGGTCTTCATGATGACTTTCAGGTTCTCCATACATTCCTTCAGCCGGGGGTCTCCGGTCCGAAGCCCTGTGGCTTTCAGCGCCTGCAGAAAGCATGGCTCGTGTCAGGGGGCTGACGGGTATCATGTTTATTACATGTTTACAACACGTTTATTCTGTTTGTCATGCTTATAACAAGGTTATAACTTGGCAATTGACTGGTATAGTACGCTATATTTCTAAAGGGATCCAATGTAAATGTCAAGACTAATAAGGCCTATTGAATAAACTGCTCTTCCATGCCAGATAGAGGGAGATCAACATttcaccatagaaatagaatgacttcTAATCTAACAAGAATCTAATTCTATAAATGTCACCCCAAGCAAGGGGCCACACATGAGTGAGCTATTGCTTCCTGGTACAGCCAGCGTAGTAAGAAGCCTTATATTCAGATATACAGTATAAGACTGTGGCAGTAATCATGACACAGCAGGCACCATTGCTATACTACTATCCAGCTGGCTCAACCATGTGGCTGCCTGGTTGGCTCTTGCCTGACACTCACTGTGGTGAATTTGTGAGCCGGGATTTTTTCAGCGCCCCCGGCAATGGTGTAGAAGAGCAAATCCTCCAGACTGGGCAGGATGCCTGCCTTCCTTctcctgggacacacacacacacacacacacagtcaggaa from Oncorhynchus clarkii lewisi isolate Uvic-CL-2024 chromosome 7, UVic_Ocla_1.0, whole genome shotgun sequence includes the following:
- the LOC139413071 gene encoding glutaminase kidney isoform, mitochondrial-like isoform X2, whose translation is MLHFRSSVVLKELFQSNLKRPLTGIARKTSPSVAYCFSIACTDVRSVTKVKCFQHAVGWRATPYTTNAHGTRNLSTKSDDGSVPPPTDTKNDTSTSNETATKEAAAEKKAGILPSLEDLLFYTIAGGAEKIPAHKFTTALKATGLRTGDPRLKECMENLKVIMKTTSDGNLDRHLFKKCVQSNIVLLTQAFRKKFVIPDFVSFASEIDALYENAKNLGGGQVADYIPQLARFSPDLWAVSICTVDGQRHTAGDTKVPFCLQSCVKPLKYAIAVHDHGTEYVHRFIGKEPSGLRFNKLFLNEEDKPHNPMVNAGAIVCTSLLKQGASNAEKFDYVMNFMNKLAGNEYVGFSNATFQSERESGDRNFAIGYYLKEKKCFPEGTDMTSILDLYFQLCSIEVTCESASVMAATLANGGFCPITGERVLGPEAVRNTLSLMHSCGMYDFSGQFAFHVGLPAKSGVAGGILLVVPNVMGIMCWSPPLDKLGNSVRGIQFCTDLVSLCNFHNYDNLKHFVKKLDPRREGGDQRVKSVINLLFAAYTGDVSALRRFALSSMDMEQRDYDSRTALHVAAAEGHVEVVKFLLEACRVNPVPKDRWGNTPMEEAVHFGHHDVVTMLQDYNNKYSPPGGATEDKEKEISEKNIDGLL
- the LOC139413071 gene encoding glutaminase kidney isoform, mitochondrial-like isoform X1 yields the protein MLHFRSSVVLKELFQSNLKRPLTGIARKTSPSVAYCFSIACTDVRSVTKVKCFQHAVGWRATPYTTNAHGTRNLSTKSDDGSVPPPTDTKNDTSTSNETATKEAAAEKRRKAGILPSLEDLLFYTIAGGAEKIPAHKFTTALKATGLRTGDPRLKECMENLKVIMKTTSDGNLDRHLFKKCVQSNIVLLTQAFRKKFVIPDFVSFASEIDALYENAKNLGGGQVADYIPQLARFSPDLWAVSICTVDGQRHTAGDTKVPFCLQSCVKPLKYAIAVHDHGTEYVHRFIGKEPSGLRFNKLFLNEEDKPHNPMVNAGAIVCTSLLKQGASNAEKFDYVMNFMNKLAGNEYVGFSNATFQSERESGDRNFAIGYYLKEKKCFPEGTDMTSILDLYFQLCSIEVTCESASVMAATLANGGFCPITGERVLGPEAVRNTLSLMHSCGMYDFSGQFAFHVGLPAKSGVAGGILLVVPNVMGIMCWSPPLDKLGNSVRGIQFCTDLVSLCNFHNYDNLKHFVKKLDPRREGGDQRVKSVINLLFAAYTGDVSALRRFALSSMDMEQRDYDSRTALHVAAAEGHVEVVKFLLEACRVNPVPKDRWGNTPMEEAVHFGHHDVVTMLQDYNNKYSPPGGATEDKEKEISEKNIDGLL